In the genome of Leptospiraceae bacterium, the window AATTAAAACACGAAGGCTGGTTAAACTTCAGAATGAGGGCTATGTTGGTATCATTCTTTTGCTTTTATTTAGAACAAGATTGGAGGGATATTCACTATTTTCTTTCGAAACTTTTTATTGATTACGAACCAGGAATTCACTTTCCTCAAATCCAAATGCAGGCGGGCATCACTGGATACAACACCATTCGAATGTATAATCCCATCAAACAAAGCAGAGAAAACGATCCCGAAGGAAAGTTTATTTACAAATGGCTTCCATCATTACGAAATATACCCCCATCCCTTGTTCACACTCCTTGGAGGTTAACCACCCTTGAGCAAAAACTATATCGTTTCGAATTAGGAAAAAACTATCCTCACCCCATTGTTGATATGGAAAACCATCAATCTTATATAAACCAATATCTATGGCAGTTAAAAAAGAAAAGAGAAGTCAAAGAATTTAGTAAAAATCTAAGCTACGAGTTTCGAAGTATAAGTTAATTTATAAATTTTTTTAACAAATCTACAACTCTTATCTATAAAGCAAGTTTTGGTTCTTGAATTTTGAAGATGATAAATGTGTAAGCTTGATGAAGTCTTCTAACTTCCAATAGTTATTAGTTGTCGTAGTTCCTCCTCTGTAAATAGTGTGTTTATGTTTAACATTACAATGAAGCGATCATTTTTTTTTCCGATTCCAGAGATATATTTCGTGTAATGAGATTTTACAGCTGGAGGACCTTTATCAATCTCATCTGGTAGGAGATCTAACACATTCAACACATTGTCAACGGCTAAAGCAATGCGTTTATCGAAAATATCTATGATGATGAGTCGCTCGGGTTTTTGAGAACTTTCTGTATGGATTTGTAATTTCTTTTTTAGATCAATTGCAGGTATTACCTTACCTCGAATATCCACCATTCCCATGAAATATTCTTTTGAATTAGGAATGGGGATGACTTTTTCCATCTTGACAATCTCGATCACTTTTTCCACACTAAAACCGTATTCTTCCTCATCTAAAGTGAAGATTACGTATTTATTTTCTAAAGTGCTTGGCATGATATTGTTTTATTTCTTAAATTTCTTTTGGTAAAGCAAATTTTTCGTTGGATTTGGCTTGATTTCTTTTATTCTCCTTCATGTTGGATGGCGGATTGTTTTCCACGTTCTTCGTTCACAACAAAAGCAATCACAATAGAAATAATAAACAAAGTCGCAGTGAACAACACAGCATTTTTTAATCCTAAGTAAGTCTGCAATATTCCTAAGCTCA includes:
- a CDS encoding chemotaxis protein CheW codes for the protein MPSTLENKYVIFTLDEEEYGFSVEKVIEIVKMEKVIPIPNSKEYFMGMVDIRGKVIPAIDLKKKLQIHTESSQKPERLIIIDIFDKRIALAVDNVLNVLDLLPDEIDKGPPAVKSHYTKYISGIGKKNDRFIVMLNINTLFTEEELRQLITIGS